AAGGTATGCCTACTCTTATGCGCTGGCGCTTTCGGGCGAGGTTGTCAAAGCTTGGGAGACTATTCCTGATTATGCCCCTTTTGATACAGCTTATCCGCCCCCTTCTTTCACCGAGAATCTCGTTATAGGCGATTCCACTTTAGCGCAAAAATTGTATCTGCCAATAAACTTATATATACGGAAACAAGTTGATGAAATGCTGCTAATCTATCTGCTTAATAGCGGCTATGCGGCAATAAATCCGCCAAGTGCCGTAGCTTTAAAGGCTTTATCGCAGATTAAAAAGCTAAGCGCGCCCGAAATCGATTCACCGTTTGAGGCATCTGAAACAGACAGTCTTCCCGGTTCTTTCGATAAAGAGCTGACATTCATTTTATCGCATATTGAAGACAATCAAAACACTTCTGATATTTTTAAACAGCTTCATAACCCGATTTCGAGGGCGGCTTTCCTGAAACTTTTATCAGATAAGCCTGAGAATGATTATTCTCCCGAAATGACAAAATTGATAAACGGTGAAATCAATGATGTTAGAAAAAACATTAACGATTTGCCGGAGATAATATATTGGCAGAGCAGTATTTTCCTTTCTGGGGCGATATATAATGTTGCCGGTCCGGTAGAATCTTTCAGCCAATTAAATAATATTGGCCGCGTTGACTTATCGGTGAGGAATAATTCTCCGGAATGGCTGGCGCTTTATGCCCGGGTGGGGCTGGAGGAAGGATCGCAGATTTCCATAGTTACCTTGGTATCGTTTAATATAACGCGTTATTATCCCTATGCGATAGGGCTTTATGAGACAATGCAGAACTATAAACTTCTATGCAAATATTTTTGAGGAGCGTATGAAATCAATGAAAGCAAACATCCAAATTTTGGCGGCAGCATTAATACTTTGTTTGATAGCCGGTTCCGTTATGGCTCAATTTGGAACGGAGATGGTTTATTATGAATTGAACAAACCGCAGCGCAATCTCAATCCGATTTCGGCTAACGACCTTCAAGTTTTCAGGATTGACGAATTAATCTTTGATGCTCTTTACAGCTGGGACCCTCAAGGCAATATCATTCCTCAAATGGCTCAAGGCTTGCCGAAAAGCATAGACGATGGCAAGGGGGCGCTGGTGATGTTGAAAAACAATCTGAAGTGGCCGGATTCCTCTGAGATAACCGTTGATGATGTAATATTAACATTCACCAAAAAATACACTGAAATAGACGACACTCGCCGGCGTCTTGAACTTATCAAGTCGGTAAATCCCGGTGAGGCTCCAAACAGCATTATCTTTAAATTTGAACGGAAAGTTGCGCATCCCGAGCGGCTATTAGCTAATATTTTTATTCTTCCCAGCAAAAAGCTGGATACATCTAAAAAATTCAGCTATTTTTGCGAACATCCAATGGGGGCAGGACCATATGGACTGGATAATATATCGATATCGCGTAATTCTTACTACTTCATTAAAAATCCAAACTATAGCACTATTGCGGCTGGCCGTCCGTTGATAGACCGAGTAAAACTAATGTACTGGTGGAGCAAAGCGGCTTGGATTCCCAATATCTTAGACGGCGTGGTGGATATACTTCCGGGCATGGAATTTAATCCCGAGTTAAGCTCAAAACCCCGTATTATCAGCAAACCGGTTAACACCAACACAGTCGCTATGATTTTGATTAATACAAATGATCCGGTGTTGAAAAATATCGACATAAGAAATGGGCTTCAGCACATTATTTCGAGAAATGATATCTATGATAAGAAATATTTCGGTGATTCGACTCTCGTATTGACAGGACCGTATTCTCCCGCCAGTCATTTTTTCAATTATAAAGTTCCCTCATGGGTCTACAGCCCCGAAAAAGCGCATTCTCTTTTCAGGAAGTCCGGTTTGCTAACGGTGAATAACGGCAAGGTTATGAATAAAAAGGACAACAAGCAATGGAAGCTTTCGCTGAAAACATTCATAACCGCCGCCGGCGAACGTGAAAATCTCAGGGATGCCCTTGAGGCCGTTAATTCCTATTTATATAGCGGCGGCATCAATTCCAAAATCGAATACCTGCCTATGGAGGGCTACGTTCGAGCTTTGGAGAAAGGCGATTTTCAGTTGATTTATATGGAAATCACTTTTGACGATAATTTTGATATCGAGCCGTATTTCTCATCAAGTGCTATCCGTCGAAACGGCGGACGCAACTATGGCGGTTATTCCAATTCTAAAGTTGACAAAGCATTTGCGCAATTGAGTAAGTCATCGGTGCCCCAGGAACAGCAGAATATCGGCAAAGAGATTCACCAGCTTCTGCATGATGACCCGCCTGCCTTATTTCTCTGGAATCTGTTGAAGTGGAGTTATGTCAGGATGGAGCTTGAAGATGTCAATATTATGCCGTTTTACTTTTTCAGCACTATCGACCAGTGGAAGAAAAAAGCTGAATAGTGTTTGGGATTGGCGTTAGAAAGTCTTTGCTGAACGCAGTTTGATAATCATTATTTATAGGAATTTCTTTTGTTAATGTCGAGCCATAAAAAAGCTCAGCGCATAGGGGCGTATTGCATACGCCCTCTGAATTACCAGGCGCGTTTGATAACTATAGTGAAACTTGGAAACACAGATGAATAATCTGCTTAAGAAATACTTTTTCATACTAATTAAAATTGCGGTTGTGCCGGCGGTTGTTACTATTGTTGTATGGCTGGCTTTCAAATTTGTTGGCGGCGAAATTATTGCTAATTACGAAGGGCCAGGGATACTCAGTTGGCTTAGCCGCTTGTATTTCAATTTTGATTTTGGCATTGCCGGCGGCTGGGCTTTAAGCAATCAGCCGGTGGCGCCATATCTCTGGGGAGCTATCGCCACTACCGGGACAATAACATTTATTGCAATAGCGGTTGTCATTGTGATAAGTCTGTTTTGGTCATACATCTTTTGGAGGTATCCATTCAGCATTTGGTCTAAATCCGGCTCTATGGTCATTCGGTTTTTCTCAAGCTGGCCTATATTAATCGGGGCGATAATATTAGCGGTTGTGTCAAAAGGACAGGCATTTTCATCAATACTATTGCCGGCGTTGGCGCTGGCGTTTTTCGATAACAACCTGAACGATTTTAAGGACAACCTGAATGACGAGATAAAAAACGTCCTGAATTCTGATTATGCCGCCGCCGTAGTCGGGCAGGGTAGGAATTTTTTTAAAAACCTCAGCCCTGAGATATTATGGAAAATATTATCATTTATAAGTTCTCGATTGCCGGCATTGGTATCTGGGATAATTATCCTTGAGCTGTATTTTAATATAAACGGTATTTATACATTCCTAAAGATGTTTTATGAGACTCGCGACTTGAACGCCATTTTGGGGATTACTTTTTTGGTATCATTTCTGCTGGCAATTTGGAGTTCGATTTTTACGGTTATTCATTCGCTAATCGATCCCAGGCAAAGGTAATAATAAATGACGCGCTCTAATACAGACAAAACCAAAATGAAAAAGTTTAGCCTGATGCTTTTTTATATTTATATTATTGTAGTGCTAACTGCCTTTATCTGGCCGTATTTTACAGAATCATCATCTGCCGGCAGTTTTTCGCTGCCGTCGCCGGAGGAAAAAATACCCAGCTTGTCTCACCCTTTTGGATTGGATGATTTAGGTCATGATGTTCTAAGCGTTGTCCTTTCCGGTTTCAAAACAAGCTTTGTAAGCGGTTTATTAGCGACTGCTTTATTTCTCGTTGTTGGTCTTGTGATGGGCATTTTTATTGGCTTCGAGGATAATCCTTTAGCCGGTTTTGCCGGCGGCATATCCAACAGCTTAAACTCGGTACCCAAGTTTTTCGCTTTGTTTATAGGCTTTATCATAATTGGTACCTACAAGCCGTTCTTGTTGATGGCCATGCTTGGCATATTATGCGCGCCGCGTTTAGCAGAGATACTCAGGTTTAAAATTTCGCACTATCGGAAAGAGGATTTTTACGATGCGGCAATCGCCTTAGGTCTTTCGCCATTCACTGTTATCTGGAAGCATATTATATGGTACAACACCAGAAAATCGATATTTTCCGAACTGGCTTATATGTTTGGTTATGCCATATTAAGCGAAGCTACCTTATCTTTTATATTGCTTGGTTCCCCCGGACGGGGATGGCATAGCTGGGGCACTATAATTAATAATGAACTATCAAGTTTTTCTGCATTCATTTACAACTTATTCAACCCCTCTGTGAGGGTCGATTTGATTACCGATAACCCGCTTAAATTTCTTATGCCATTTGCCGCCTTAGTCCTTACGGTTATGCTGTTTTCCGTTCTCTCCCGTAAATTCAGCGAGGAGGAGTAAGATGACGGAAGACTTCTTGATAAAGCTGACTAACCTGTCTGTCAGGCTGGCAGATTCAAACGCGCTGAAGTATTTAGTGAGGCATTCCGAACTGGAACTTCATAACGAGAAAGCAGTGGGCTTAGTGGGTGAATCAGGCAGCGGCAAGACGCTTACAGTAAGCTCAATTTTAGGGATAATTTCGTTTTTACCGGGCATCACCAGCGGCGAGCTGCAGCTGAATTATGACGGCAATAAAGCGAATATATGGAATGACGCTCCTTGGAGAAATCATCCTGAGGCTAAGCTGGAGGGGTTATCGGATGCTGACTTTAACCGCAAAGAGTATTTTTTATGGCAGAGGAAAATCGCCTCAAGGATGAAACGGTATAGAGGCAAAAAAATCAGCATTATTTTCCAGCGGGCTAAAACAAGTCTAAATCCGTTCTTAACAATCAAAAACCAAATATATGAATCATTGACCATAGCGGGCGAGGCAAAAGATTATGACCGCATGCTTGAATGGCTTGCCAATTGCGGGTTTACTTTAAATGAGGCAAAACGGATTGCCGGGATGTATCCGCATCAGCTTTCTGGCGGCCAGGCTCAGAGGGCTATGATGGCGGTTACTTTAAGCAGTCAGGCGACCACTATTATCGCCGATGAGCCAACCACCGGTTTGGATGCCAAACTTCAGGTAGAGACATTGGTATTTATAAAAAGGATGCTGGACCAGCATAAAAGGTCGGCGGTTATTGTATCTCATAATCTTTATTCGGTGTCAAAATTTACTGATGTATGCTATGTCATGTATAGAGGCTTAACAGTAGAGAAGGGACCGACATCGAAAATCCTCAAACCGGCCGGGGATAACCATCCCTATACTCGGAAGCTGAGAGAGGGTGTTGAGAAAAACAGGCAGATTGGCCGAATTGTAACCGGTGAGATAACGGGCTGTCCCTTTTATCCCAACTGCGATTTGTATAAGAAAATGGCATCCTCCGAGCAAGCCAAGTGCAGAGAGGAATTGCCGCCGAAGATTAATATTGACAGCAATCATTTTATAAGGTGCTGGGCGTTTGATGAGTAATAACGAAATAATATTGAACGGTACTGGGCTTTCCAAGAGCTTTGCCTCGAATGCTGGTTTTAGCCTGTTTTCGAAAAGTCAGGTTAAGGCTTTGCAGGATGTTGATATTACAATACATCGGGGTGAGAAAATCGGACTTATCGGCAGAAGCGGTTCGGGCAAGTCGACCTTGATTCGCTGTTTGGCAAAATTAATTACACCTGATAAAGGCCGGATATTTTTCATGGGAAAAGATGTAACATCTATGCCGCTCAAGCAATTTAAGAATATGAGAAAGTATATTCAAGTGATTTTCCAGAATAATTACTCAGCTTTGAATCCGGGTATGAAAATCAGAGAAATGCTTCATGAAACTGCCAAGCTAAGCGGCTATAACAACGGCATTGACCAGCTAATTGAGGGACAGATGGATAAGGTAAGCCTTTCGACGGCTCTGCTTGAAAGGTATCCGCGTGAGCTATCAGGCGGAGAATGCCGCCGTATCGGTATAGCCATGATCGACCTTATAAGCCCCGATTTATTATTAGCGGATGAGCCGGTTACTGCTTTGGATTATATCAACAAATGGGAAATCCTGTCGCTTTTTGAGAAGCTGAATAAAGAAAAAAACCTTGCCCTTTTAATAGCCACTCACGATTTGGAAGCGATGCTGGAAATTGTCAACCGGGTTATTGTTATGTATGGTGGAATAATAGTCGAGATGCTCCCAATTGAACAGCTCTGGGAATGCTGTCATCCTCATACGGTTGAATTGGTCAGGTATCACGGCTTTTTAAAAAATAAGTTGACAGTTGATGTTCTATCGTCATATAATTCTAAGACAAAGGACTTATCGGCTGAAAGTATCAAGACAGGCTGTGTATTTGTCAATAATTGTCAGAGGTATCAGATTTTAGGGAAACCGGAGATATGCAGGGAAAAACAACCTCCGCTGACTGATAATGGAAACGAGCACAAAACAGCTTGTTATTTTTATAATAAGGTAGAAGAGTAATGCTTATCAGAATTTTTACTTCAATTGTATTAACGGCGGTTATCTTCACGCTAAATATATCAGCTATAGCCGGAAGTGTCGCCGACAGCAAGATGAAAAACGGCAAAATTCTTATTAAAAAAGCGCTGCCTGCGGAAGGTGATAAGAAAGCTAATTATATCTATAAGGCCAAACGTGAATTCGAAAGGGCATCCTCTGCCGAACCGGATAACCATTTGCCGTATTACTGGCAAGCAGTTATCACGTTTTACCTTGAGGACGACTCTACAAAATCAGCCAAGCTTTATAATAAGGCCTTGAATCGAGGGGCTGAGGACTATCCCGAACCATGGCTGTATAAAACTGATAATCATTTGCTGTCAGCTTTTAAGGGCGATTTTTCCTGGGTAAAAGAGGCTGAAGAATTGCCGGTTGTCGAGGAAATTGCTGAAGTGATTCCTGTTGAAAAACCTGCTAACCCGGCGGCGATTCTTGAAGGACTAATAGCCTCTAATAATATCGTATCTGCGGAGTCGCTTTACAATGAGCTTATAGTTTTACCCGAACACAAATCGAATACCGAACTTATGTATCAGGGTTTGATGTTGAATCTTTATCAGGGACAAACCAGACAGGCATCCGATTTGCTTGAGCAAATTCGGGAAATGACCGGCAAGAAATCAAAAGTATACAAGAAAGCGGCAGCACTTTATGATACGGTGCTTGATTCGGTAATTATCAGCACCAAACAGCTTGAAAGGGATGGCGAAAGCACAAAAGCTTTAGCCGTTTTATCAAAATGGCAGCCGAATAGATTAGTTCCCAAAAGCCCGGCGCGCGCGCGGTTGATGATTAGGTATTCGTCAATACTTTTTGCCAACAATAACTTTACCGCTGTCGAATCGATGCTTCAGTTGTACAAAGAAAACGGATATAAAAAAACTAAACCATATAAGAAACTTAAAAAAGACTTAGAGGAAGCTTCAGAGCAACAAGCAAAAGATTTAGAAGTAGTTGAGCTTGTGGAAACTAAAACAAAGGAGCTGCCTGAAGGAACAGTAAATTATATAACCTTGTCGCCTCCCGGGGGAGATATTGTCAAAGTAGTCGTTGATAAAATCAATCCGACTACCGGCAAGGTTTTAGAATCGGAGATGTGGGAAACGTACAGCCCCAAAAAACTGTCGACTGGCGCTGCCTATAAATTAACGGTACATAAAAAAAGAGAACGAAAAGCGCCCAAATATATCGCTGTAGTAGGAATTATAACAACTTTATTGATAATGAGATAGAAGGTAAAATGAAAAAATTTACAGCAATAACAGTATGCCTGTTTGTCATGTGGGGAGCATCAGCCCTGGCAGCATCAAAAGATGACAACCGAATGGAAACCGCCGAACAAGCATTTAAAGAGAAAAGCTATACTGATGCTAAAGCGATTTTCAACAGTTTAAAGGATAAGCCAAAGTTTCGTGCAAAATGCTATTTGTATCTGGCTATGACATATTATGAAACAGGTTTTATAGAAAACACTATCGACTGCTTGAATAAATTTAAAAGCTATGTTACAGACAAAACCGATCTCACTTTGCTGACTGCAGCGGATAACCTAACAAATGAGATTGAAAGTAATTTCAGCGCTCTTGATATTGTTATATTCAGCCAAGAGGAACAAAAGGGAGTTGATCCCGGCTACTATAATTTGCTTTTTCTATCAGAAGGCGGGTTAAACCCGGCGCAGGAGGCAAGACTAAGTGTTATCAATAAAGTGGTAACTCAATCGCAGGGCATCTTAAACTGGCAGAGCGACGGCACATTCTTAAAAGGGACTGTTAATTATTTCCCTGTTAAAATGTTCGAGACAACTCCTTTGATTGCGGAAGTCAACGGTATTCCGGTTTATTTCAGGTACGATTTTCAGACATTACAGGGCTTATGGATTCCTTATGACATCCTCGAAACAAGCGAAGCGCCTGAACCATCGATAGCTTTTAGCGAAAGCTTCGACCGCGCTTATAGTCAGGATGATTCCTCGAAAAGCAATAAATCCAAATTTGTTGTTATTGGGACAGCTTTGGGGGCGGTTATCACCGCTATTGCTTTTGCGATATTTTAGCGGGAAGGATTATGTTTTTTAGAAGATTACAACTGCTGCTTTTATTGCTTGTTTTATGCCTGTGTATTGAAGCGGTGGGGCAGGGCAAAAAGTCTATCTGCGACGACCTGTTCCAGACAGGTCAACTGGAAACCGCCTTAGAATGTTATCAGGGAATTTACGAACTTAATTCTGATGATCCCCTTGTTAATTTAAGGCTGTGCAAGATTATTGAAGCGATTGGCGATGTGGAAAATATCGGTCCGTATATTGGCAAAATCGACAGTTCATCAACGGAGGCGTTAAGTTTCCTTGAGTATCTTAATTCCAATTACCAGACTTTGAAGGTTGAACTTACCGGAGAGATAAAGTGTCCTCTTTATTTTGCGGGTAAAACTTTAGCCGAGTTTACACCGCCCTCCGATCTAAGCCAGGCGAAAGCCGCTCGTCTCGCGACGATAAACTCTGTTTATAATCCCGGAATACTGATGTTTCATAAAACAGACCCAACTACCGGCATCTCTGAGATACGTTATTTCCCTGTTGTTACCGATGTGCCCCTTCCATACAATGTTAAATTATCAGACAGTTCATATAATTTGAATTTTAATTTCCTTAATAAGGAACCTTTACAAATAGACTGCAGCGATCTGGATTCAATGTATTGCCGGGTGCCGGAAAGTATCGCTGAGGTTCAGGTCGAGATTGATGATACCGATTTTGATGTATCGTTAAGGAAAGCTGTCTTAGCAGATTCGGCTGGTTTTAATTTTGTGAATACAAGATATTATATAAATCAGGGAGTGAAGCCCGTTTTACATTATCAGAAAAAAGGAATTCAACAAAAAGGCAAGAAGTATTTTGTAATGACATCTGCGATTTTAACTGTTGCGATGCTTCTTTTTCAAAGGTAAGGATATATGAAAATTCGTTTGTTAATAACATGGATGACAGTATTGTTGATTGCCGGTACGGCATTATCAGATGAGCTTATAGATTTTGTAGATAAGCCGCGCTTATTAAACACCGGCGAGGCGGGACAAGGAGAAAATCATTTCCGTCCCCGATGGAGCGGCGACGGCAGCTGGCTGTCTTTTGAGTTAATTGACGACAACTCCTTGCGAGTGTTTACAACGGTACCAGGTTCTGATTTCATATATGAATGCCGCAGCAAGCAGAAAGACAGCTATTCCGGCGCTTTAGATTTATTCGGCGGCGGCAACAGCGGCAAGCTTGCTATTACACGTTTATCGTGGGCTAAACAGCCATTTAATAATACGGCTATGTTTTGTTTTGTCGATAACGGCGTATTATATAAATCATTCGCTTTTATTTCGGGTGATAAACCGTCAGTAGCGCCTATCGGACAATTTATTTCAAGCGCAAAAATGACGGGAGTTGGCAAAAAGAACGGTTTGTTTATCCCCGAACTCGGCTATACTCCACTTAAGGGGCAGCCGCCGGTAGTTTTTACCGACAACGACACAGGCAAGCTTTTTGCAATAACCGAGATGCAGAATTTAGTGCAGATGACTTTTAGTAAACCGGATGAAGCGTTTTCTGATTACTGCGCCAAATTCAAACCGGTTGACAACGCCGCCATTGTTTTTATGCGGGCTTATGAGGGCAACTCGGAGCTTTACTTGATTGAGGATATTACTCATCCCGAAGAAAGTTTAAAATTACTTTTAAGCTGGAAAAAATCGGATGAAGTAGCGCCCAACTGGTCGCCGGATGGTAAAAAGATAGCTTTCTATTCTAATCGCCATAAAAATGGCAGCAGTAAAAAACAGTGGGACCTTTATTATATGGACCTGTCGGCCGGCGGTGAACCAACGCTGTTAGCATCGAATATCCGGCCTGATAATATAGACGAGAAAATTGCGCCCCCCTATATCGGGCCGCAATGGATGGGCGATGATGTGATAATATTTATCAGCGATGACAAACCCAACAAGGACCCTATGATGTATGTTCAATTGTCCACCGGCAGTATTGAGATTTTACCGGTGGGAACGATTCTTAATGATTGTCCTAATGTATATGATGCCGGCGATGGCACCTATCTTCTGGCATATACGACTTTTGGAAAGAAAACTACAGACCTGACGCAGCCGGATATAACAAATAAAATATACTATGCAAAAATGATATTCAGCGAGTGAGCTTGGAGGATATATGGTATTGATGAGAAAAATAATTTTTCTGATAATAATAATCTTTATGCTTGGCGCTTCGAAAGCTAACGCGGTCAATCTCAATATTACTTTTGAACCGGATGACACTCTTGAAATAGCCGAGGGAACTCTGGATTCTGTAACCGTAAGGTTTGTAGAACATACAGGAGGTCCCAGTGAT
The DNA window shown above is from Candidatus Zixiibacteriota bacterium and carries:
- a CDS encoding ABC transporter permease subunit, with amino-acid sequence MNNLLKKYFFILIKIAVVPAVVTIVVWLAFKFVGGEIIANYEGPGILSWLSRLYFNFDFGIAGGWALSNQPVAPYLWGAIATTGTITFIAIAVVIVISLFWSYIFWRYPFSIWSKSGSMVIRFFSSWPILIGAIILAVVSKGQAFSSILLPALALAFFDNNLNDFKDNLNDEIKNVLNSDYAAAVVGQGRNFFKNLSPEILWKILSFISSRLPALVSGIIILELYFNINGIYTFLKMFYETRDLNAILGITFLVSFLLAIWSSIFTVIHSLIDPRQR
- a CDS encoding ABC transporter ATP-binding protein; translation: MSNNEIILNGTGLSKSFASNAGFSLFSKSQVKALQDVDITIHRGEKIGLIGRSGSGKSTLIRCLAKLITPDKGRIFFMGKDVTSMPLKQFKNMRKYIQVIFQNNYSALNPGMKIREMLHETAKLSGYNNGIDQLIEGQMDKVSLSTALLERYPRELSGGECRRIGIAMIDLISPDLLLADEPVTALDYINKWEILSLFEKLNKEKNLALLIATHDLEAMLEIVNRVIVMYGGIIVEMLPIEQLWECCHPHTVELVRYHGFLKNKLTVDVLSSYNSKTKDLSAESIKTGCVFVNNCQRYQILGKPEICREKQPPLTDNGNEHKTACYFYNKVEE
- a CDS encoding ABC transporter ATP-binding protein, which translates into the protein MTEDFLIKLTNLSVRLADSNALKYLVRHSELELHNEKAVGLVGESGSGKTLTVSSILGIISFLPGITSGELQLNYDGNKANIWNDAPWRNHPEAKLEGLSDADFNRKEYFLWQRKIASRMKRYRGKKISIIFQRAKTSLNPFLTIKNQIYESLTIAGEAKDYDRMLEWLANCGFTLNEAKRIAGMYPHQLSGGQAQRAMMAVTLSSQATTIIADEPTTGLDAKLQVETLVFIKRMLDQHKRSAVIVSHNLYSVSKFTDVCYVMYRGLTVEKGPTSKILKPAGDNHPYTRKLREGVEKNRQIGRIVTGEITGCPFYPNCDLYKKMASSEQAKCREELPPKINIDSNHFIRCWAFDE
- a CDS encoding ABC transporter substrate-binding protein, which codes for MKANIQILAAALILCLIAGSVMAQFGTEMVYYELNKPQRNLNPISANDLQVFRIDELIFDALYSWDPQGNIIPQMAQGLPKSIDDGKGALVMLKNNLKWPDSSEITVDDVILTFTKKYTEIDDTRRRLELIKSVNPGEAPNSIIFKFERKVAHPERLLANIFILPSKKLDTSKKFSYFCEHPMGAGPYGLDNISISRNSYYFIKNPNYSTIAAGRPLIDRVKLMYWWSKAAWIPNILDGVVDILPGMEFNPELSSKPRIISKPVNTNTVAMILINTNDPVLKNIDIRNGLQHIISRNDIYDKKYFGDSTLVLTGPYSPASHFFNYKVPSWVYSPEKAHSLFRKSGLLTVNNGKVMNKKDNKQWKLSLKTFITAAGERENLRDALEAVNSYLYSGGINSKIEYLPMEGYVRALEKGDFQLIYMEITFDDNFDIEPYFSSSAIRRNGGRNYGGYSNSKVDKAFAQLSKSSVPQEQQNIGKEIHQLLHDDPPALFLWNLLKWSYVRMELEDVNIMPFYFFSTIDQWKKKAE
- a CDS encoding ABC transporter permease subunit; protein product: MTRSNTDKTKMKKFSLMLFYIYIIVVLTAFIWPYFTESSSAGSFSLPSPEEKIPSLSHPFGLDDLGHDVLSVVLSGFKTSFVSGLLATALFLVVGLVMGIFIGFEDNPLAGFAGGISNSLNSVPKFFALFIGFIIIGTYKPFLLMAMLGILCAPRLAEILRFKISHYRKEDFYDAAIALGLSPFTVIWKHIIWYNTRKSIFSELAYMFGYAILSEATLSFILLGSPGRGWHSWGTIINNELSSFSAFIYNLFNPSVRVDLITDNPLKFLMPFAALVLTVMLFSVLSRKFSEEE
- a CDS encoding PD40 domain-containing protein yields the protein MKIRLLITWMTVLLIAGTALSDELIDFVDKPRLLNTGEAGQGENHFRPRWSGDGSWLSFELIDDNSLRVFTTVPGSDFIYECRSKQKDSYSGALDLFGGGNSGKLAITRLSWAKQPFNNTAMFCFVDNGVLYKSFAFISGDKPSVAPIGQFISSAKMTGVGKKNGLFIPELGYTPLKGQPPVVFTDNDTGKLFAITEMQNLVQMTFSKPDEAFSDYCAKFKPVDNAAIVFMRAYEGNSELYLIEDITHPEESLKLLLSWKKSDEVAPNWSPDGKKIAFYSNRHKNGSSKKQWDLYYMDLSAGGEPTLLASNIRPDNIDEKIAPPYIGPQWMGDDVIIFISDDKPNKDPMMYVQLSTGSIEILPVGTILNDCPNVYDAGDGTYLLAYTTFGKKTTDLTQPDITNKIYYAKMIFSE